GCGGGAGAGCGCTTCCCTGACACGGAAGAGGTCACTGGTTCAATCCCAGTATCGTCCACTGGATCCTCTCCGAGGATCCGAGGGTCTTCACGAAGATCCGAACCCGCGCGATTAGCTCAGCGGGAGAGCGCTTCCCTGACACGGAAGAGGTCACTGGTTCAATCCCAGTATCGCGCACTGTCTGTGGTCCACGGATCACAGCCCGCGGACGATTAGCTCAGCGGGAGAGCGCTTCCCTGACACGGAAGAGGTCACTGGTTCAATCCCAGTATCGTCCACACACCGAAGAAGCCCCCGGCCGTCCCGCACGGCCGGGGGCTTCTTCGTGCGCTCAGCTGGAGAACAGCATGTGGCCGAAGCTCTTGTGACGGTGGTGTCCGCCGTGGTGGCCCCCGTAGTGACCGCCGTGACCGCCGCCGTGGGGGGCGCCCCAGGCGGGTGCGGACGGCGCGGGGTACGCCTGCGGGGCCGGCGGGGGCGCCGGCTGCACCCACTGGGACTCCAGGCGGGTCAGGGCCTCCAGCTCGCC
Above is a genomic segment from Streptomyces collinus Tu 365 containing:
- a CDS encoding zf-TFIIB domain-containing protein, which produces MQCPKCHAPMQTYNRNGVQIEQCSGCRGIFLDYGELEALTRLESQWVQPAPPPAPQAYPAPSAPAWGAPHGGGHGGHYGGHHGGHHRHKSFGHMLFSS